A region from the Brassica napus cultivar Da-Ae chromosome C8, Da-Ae, whole genome shotgun sequence genome encodes:
- the LOC106433192 gene encoding aspartic proteinase 36, with the protein MAVDSPSGVIIIAAVFLHAATTIVCVSDAVLMLERMIPPSHELSLAELRAFDSARHGRLLQSPVGGVVDFPVYGASDPFLVGLYYTKVKLGTPPREFNVQIDTGSDVLWVACSSCNGCPKTSELQIELSFFDPGTSSSASMVSCSDKRCSSNFESESGCSPNNLCSYAFKYGDGSGTSGYYISDFVSFDTVITSTLAINSSAPFVFGCSNLQTGDLQRPRRAVDGILGLGQGSLSVVSQLATQGLAPRVFSHCLKGDSNGGGVMVLGQIKRPDTVYTPLVPSQLHYNVNLQSIAVNNQILPIDPSVFTIATGDGTIIDTGTTLAYLPDKAYNPFVQAISSAVSQYGRPITYESYQCFDITSGSVDVFPEVSLSFAGGATMVLTPRDYLQMFSSSGSSIWCIGFQRSQQPRRITILGDLVLKDKVVVYDLVRQRIGWAVYDCSLEVNVSATGGGRSKDVISTGQWRDSKSSEIDYYYYLFLLQVAFLLHILLSRNFLHFL; encoded by the exons ATGGCTGTGGATTCTCCTTCAGGAGTAATCATCATCGCTGCCGTGTTCCTACATGCTGCGACAACAATAGTTTGCGTCTCCGACGCGGTTCTCATGCTAGAGAGAATGATTCCGCCGAGCCACGAACTTAGCCTGGCTGAGCTCAGAGCTTTTGATTCAGCTCGCCATGGAAGGTTGCTGCAATCTCCCGTCGGCGGTGTCGTTGATTTTCCTGTTTATGGAGCCTCCGATCCATTTCTCGTTGG ACTTTACTATACAAAGGTTAAACTCGGGACACCCCCAAGAGAATTCAACGTGCAAATCGACACGGGAAGTGATGTTCTATGGGTTGCCTGCTCTTCCTGCAACGGCTGCCCCAAGACTAGTGAACTCCAA ATTGAGCTGAGTTTCTTTGATCCTGGAACCTCATCCTCAGCTTCAATGGTTTCATGTTCAGACAAGAGATGTTCCTCCAATTTCGAGTCGGAATCCGGCTGTTCTCCCAACAATCTCTGTTCCTATGCGTTCAAGTACGGTGATGGAAGTGGCACTTCTGGTTACTACATCTCAGATTTCGTCTCCTTTGATACTGTCATCACCAGTACCTTGGCTATAAACTCCTCTGCTCCCTTTGTATTCGG GTGTAGCAATTTACAAACCGGAGATTTACAGAGGCCTAGGAGAGCAGTTGATGGCATCTTGGGGTTAGGCCAGGGGAGTTTATCTGTAGTTTCACAGCTCGCTACGCAAGGACTCGCGCCGCGAGTATTCTCTCATTGTCTGAAGGGAGATAGTAACGGTGGAGGTGTAATGGTTCTTGGTCAAATCAAGAGACCGGATACTGTCTATACTCCTCTTGTTCCATCACA gCTACATTATAATGTGAACCTGCAGAGCATTGCTGTGAACAACCAGATATTACCGATTGATCCATCTGTTTTCACAATAGCCACTGGTGATGGGACGATCATTGATACAGGGACCACTCTTGCTTATCTTCCTGACAAAGCGTATAATCCATTCGTCCAAGCT ATATCAAGTGCTGTTTCACAGTATGGGCGTCCCATTACTTATGAGAGTTACCAGTGCTTTGATATCACATCTGG TTCCGTTGATGTCTTTCCAGAAGTTAGTTTGAGCTTCGCTGGTGGTGCAACAATGGTCTTGACCCCTCGTGACTATCTTCAGATGTTTTCTAGT TCAGGAAGTTCAATATGGTGCATTGGTTTCCAGAGATCGCAGCAGCCTCGTCGTATAACGATTCTTGGAG ATTTGGTTCTTAAAGACAAAGTGGTGGTCTACGATCTTGTCCGCCAACGGATTGGATGGGCAGTATACGACT GCTCTCTGGAGGTGAACGTTTCAGCGACTGGAGGAGGAAGAAGCAAAGACGTAATAAGCACAGGGCAGTGGAGAGATAGCAAGAGCTCAGagattgattattattattacttgtTCTTGTTACAAGTAGCTTTCCTTCTCCATATTTTGCTCTCTCGTAACTTCCTCCATTTCTTGTAG